DNA from Algisphaera agarilytica:
CCGTTCGGGCAAGATGGCAATAGAACCTCACCCTAGGCGTTAAAACCCCATGGCGATGACTACCTCGATCTCGGTGATCCCGGCGGAGCAGTTCGATCAGGCTTCGGCCTGGCACCTTCTCAACCGGGTCGGTTACGGCGGAACCCCGTCTCAAGTCCGTGAACTGCAAGCGCTTGGGTTAGACAAGGCGGTCGATCATCTGGTCGATTACGCCCAGATCGACGTCTCGCACCTGCCGGGTGTCGAGCTCGACCCGGACGTCATGCGGAAGCTGACCCAGGACGAACGAAAGCGGTATCAAACCGCCCGGCGGGAGGGGAATCAGGACGTTCTTGATGAGCAGCGGCGGTTTAATCTGCAAGCCCGCCAGGCCGACCAGAAGATGATGAACGAGTTGCGGCGGTGGTGGTTCGACCGGATGGTCGCGACGCCCCGCCCGGCCGAGGACCGCCTGACCCTGTTCTGGCACGGCCACTTCGCCAGCAGCTGGCGCAGCGTCCGCGACACCTACCTCATGTACCAGCAGCACCAGATGCTGCGCGACAACGCCAACGGCAACTTCACCGACCTCGCCCGGGGCATCGTGCGCGACCCGGCGATGCTCAAGTATCTGAACAACAACCAGAACAACAAACGCAAGCCCAACGAAAACCTGGCCCGCGAATTGATGGAACTCTTCACGCTGGGCGTCGGCCACTACACCGAAGAAGACATCAAGGCCGGGGCCCGCGCCCTCACCGGCTACCACATCGACGACAACGACTTCATCTTCCGCCAGGGCCAACACGATGCCACCGAGAAAACCATCCTCGGCAAGCAGGGCACGTTCGACGGCGATGACTTCGTGGACATCCTGCTTCGCCAGGACAGCTGCTCGAAGTTTGTCGCGGCCAAGCTCTACGACGCGTTTGTCGCGGACGTCGGCGACGTGTATGAAAACGTCCCCGCCGAGAACCGCAAGGTCATCGATCAGATCGCGGCGGAACTCGAGAAGAACAACTTCGAGATCAAGCCCGTCTTGGCCAAGCTGTTCAAGAGCCAGCACTTCCACAGCGCGGACATCGTCGGCAAGAAGATCAAAGACCCCACGCAACTGACCGTCGGCACGATGCGGAACCTCGGCCTGCCCACGCGGGACCGCAGCCTGATCGAGAAAGGCATGGGCGCGATGGGGCAGGTGCTCTTCGAGCCGCCGACGGTTGACGGCTGGGACGGCGGACGGTCGTGGATCAACACCTCGACCTTGTTCGTCCGGCAGAACCTGACGACATATCTCGTCAGCAACAAGCACCCCGCGAAGAAAACCAAGAAGAAGAACCTCAACATCGGCTACGACCCGCAGTCCTGGCTGGCCCAGACGGATGACAAATCCCCCAAGTCGGTGACCGATTTCATGATCGATCACCTCGTTGGTCCGCATACGCCCGCGGCCCGCCGTGCACCGGCCCATCAGTTTGTCGCTTCCCGTGAAGACGGCGATCAGATGACCAACGAAACGCTGGTGGCCTTGGCCTGCCTGATCACCGCGATGCCGGAGTACCAGCTTTGCTGACGCGAAGCCGTGATGAGTGACGATTGAGCTGCGATGAGGAATATCGCTGCCACGAGTCCTTGTCACCGATCGTTTGGGCCTTGAAACTCATCCCTGTTCACTGTTTACTCATCACTTCTACCGCGTCCGAAGGAAGCCCCATGTGTGATCATTACCACCCCCAGAGTTGCGACACCCCCGGCCTGACCGAGTCGGGCTTCACGCGTCGCCGATTCCTGGGCCACGGCCTGGGCCTGGTCTCCGCGGCGACGACGGTGCCCGCGTTCCTGATGCGTGCCGGCGACGCTCTTGCGGCAGACACCACGATGCGTCTTTCGAGCAAGCCCGGCGTTCCTGACGATCGGGTGTTGGTCGTGGTGCAGCTCTCGGGCGGTAACGACGGGCTCAACACCGTGATCCCCTACGGCCAGGACATCTACTACAAGTCGCGCCCCACGCTGGGCATCAAGGCCGACCAGGTCCTGAAGGTCGACGGCGTTGATGGCCTGGGCCTGCATCCCTCGCTCGCCCCGATCCAGGAGATGATGCAGGGCGGCCTCGCTTGTGCCGTTCAGGGTGTGGGCTATCCGAACCCGAACCGCTCGCACTTCTCGTCGATGGACATCTGGCACACCGCCGACGCCTCGGCCGCGGGGCAGGGCGGGCGCGGTTGGATCGGCACGGCACTCGACAGCCTCGAACAACCCACGGGCCTCGATTGCCTCAACATCGGCAAGAGTGCGCCGCTCGCGACCCTCGGCAAGACCTCACGCCCCGTGAGCTTCGAAAACGCCCAGCTCTTCCGCTGGGCCGGCCGTGACCTCGACAAGCAGGTCAGCGAAACCTACGACCAGGTCCACGACACCGCCGTCGACTCCGGCAGCGAAGACCCGCTGGCTTTCATCAACCGCACCTCGATGGACGCCCAGGTCGCCTCGGACAAGGTCCGCAAGGCCACGTGGGCCAAGAGCAAGACCAAGTGGCCCGGCGGCAACAGCCTTGGGCGCCAGCTCGAGATGGTCGCCAAGATGATCCGCGC
Protein-coding regions in this window:
- a CDS encoding DUF1501 domain-containing protein; the encoded protein is MCDHYHPQSCDTPGLTESGFTRRRFLGHGLGLVSAATTVPAFLMRAGDALAADTTMRLSSKPGVPDDRVLVVVQLSGGNDGLNTVIPYGQDIYYKSRPTLGIKADQVLKVDGVDGLGLHPSLAPIQEMMQGGLACAVQGVGYPNPNRSHFSSMDIWHTADASAAGQGGRGWIGTALDSLEQPTGLDCLNIGKSAPLATLGKTSRPVSFENAQLFRWAGRDLDKQVSETYDQVHDTAVDSGSEDPLAFINRTSMDAQVASDKVRKATWAKSKTKWPGGNSLGRQLEMVAKMIRAELPTRVYYVALGGFDTHANQLNNHQRLMDQFAKAMKAFYDELEATGNRSRVVSLAFSEFGRRVRQNASAGTDHGCAGPSFVFGEHVNPGILGTHPSLTELEKGDLVFNTDFRSLYTDLLQDWMKMDAKLALGQDYPSAGILRAV
- a CDS encoding DUF1800 domain-containing protein, with product MTTSISVIPAEQFDQASAWHLLNRVGYGGTPSQVRELQALGLDKAVDHLVDYAQIDVSHLPGVELDPDVMRKLTQDERKRYQTARREGNQDVLDEQRRFNLQARQADQKMMNELRRWWFDRMVATPRPAEDRLTLFWHGHFASSWRSVRDTYLMYQQHQMLRDNANGNFTDLARGIVRDPAMLKYLNNNQNNKRKPNENLARELMELFTLGVGHYTEEDIKAGARALTGYHIDDNDFIFRQGQHDATEKTILGKQGTFDGDDFVDILLRQDSCSKFVAAKLYDAFVADVGDVYENVPAENRKVIDQIAAELEKNNFEIKPVLAKLFKSQHFHSADIVGKKIKDPTQLTVGTMRNLGLPTRDRSLIEKGMGAMGQVLFEPPTVDGWDGGRSWINTSTLFVRQNLTTYLVSNKHPAKKTKKKNLNIGYDPQSWLAQTDDKSPKSVTDFMIDHLVGPHTPAARRAPAHQFVASREDGDQMTNETLVALACLITAMPEYQLC